GAAAATATAGATATTACTACAGCAACTGCCGATAAAAATGTACGCCTCCGTCAATTTCCAGTCTCTGTTTCGATGTGTTTATATTGCAGGTACATAGATTGGCGTCATCATCTATTTTAGATACGGAAACATGTTCAATCTCCACAAGCAATTCTATTTTACATATTCTATATTGTATAAATACATTCTTCATTTCCTTGTAACttaaatgtatgtataccaGTATTAACTGGTAGAATATGTTAACACAACATAAATTAGAACTCATATTCTGATCAGTACTAGTATACTTTTGCACAATGTATTGTGCCAAATCTTTATATCGATCACACTTTTCGAAACATTCAACGTatctttatattttaataaaagcTCTTAAttgaaatgtataataattaatatattatttgtatatcacgtctataaaatacaataaagGAGCCGTGTATGTCTCCCACATTATGTGGACACCACAAAATTATTACCCCGTTTTCAACTGTCAGTCCTGACAAAACGTTACTCTGCTTGAGTTCGTTGATTGCCTTCTACCATAGCATAGCTGACTAGTATTGTTTGGTGGAATTCatcaatatttattaacaTTTTAATAATCAACTGGGCCGCGCCTACGGCAGACAGAAAACCATACACATAGTTTAATGTAAGCTAAGTTGCATGTATATTATtgacaatgttttttttttcaaccatggagtttttcatcaatttaagTAACTTACCATTGCCAGATGTTAAGATCTCATGTTTTCACTCTAGGACCTACTTTCAGAAATCCATTTCGGGATTTACCATTTCTAAGATGAGTACTGACTTTTCCTTTACGACTTTCGAACAATACATCGTCAGAATCTGTATCAAAATCTGATGGCGTTATTTTGTTGTGAGTCGAATCTACAAATATGTaacaaatataattatgaCATTAAAATAGTGTctaattacaattatataaAATCTTAAACAGATAAACGTTCTTGGTAATCTTTAATCCTCATCTTGATGCGAAATAATGTGTTGATGCTGCACATATGACATTGACGAACATTCACAGACATGAATATGTAAGTGGTAGAGCCCCCTCATTTCTTTATATCAATCAGGTGACTCTGGAGGATAACTTTATATAACAAATTAactatataaaatatttctagcCGTGCCTTAATGAAGTCCAGATTCTTATACTACTACTTACATGTACTTGGGTCATCTTCAGGTTCTCCTTGAAGAAGCGAGTAAcgtgctgttttttttttagttcgaCTGGCACGTCGTTTACCAAAGCATAATCGTTGCATTAAACATATCAAACCCCAGATACATCCCACCCAGCATATAACCAATGAAAGTAGGGCTATTATAACATATAAAATGCTCCAATCTGTAACGTGTTTCCAAATAATTTAACAGATGTCTAAAGTCTTAATATGAGAGCATATTAATAATCAATGACTTTGTAACATAAATTTAGTATAAATTCTATTTTCCATCCAATTCAACAATTATACTTCTCTACATTGATTGTATACCATTATTCAACATATGAAAATAAGTTATGCAAAATTCTTGCAAACGGTGTTTTCACTCACCACAATTAGCTTCACCATTACcaaaatacttttgaattAAATTCTGCATCCAGAAGGCTTCGCACAGACATTGCCTACTTCCTTCATCGCAGACACCATGTCCTATATTagaaatttcgttttcaactTAATTCTCTGaagattaattaatataacTTATGTTATAATGAAAGTATATTCTAAGATTAGAATATTAGTATtgatgtaatttttaattacttttccATGACCATTACATCATCTGATGTAATACTAATCTATAATCAACCATTTTCTTAATACAAGATTTCTGTACCTGAGCATTTGTTTTGACAAACAGCGGTTTCTACACTGGCTACTGATAGTTGCAGAAGGCCAGAGTCTTGCCTCAACTTTTCTTTTAATCTTTGAACAACTTCTGGTCCAGGCATCAATGACTTTCCTCcatctttatttacataaaacaCTAAAACAGCTCTGCCGGTACGAGGTTCTGCTCTTATATTGCGCACAACAATGTTAGCTTCATCATGGAGTAACATTTGTAGTTTTACTACCAAAGAATCGTTCTGTGATTTTGTAAGGAGTCGTGCCTCAATATTTAGAGTTAATTCAACCAAATTCAGTAAGCGGGTATCTGCAACATCAAAGAAACAATGTTCTATTAAGAAAATCAGTTTCATACGCATGTTTGGAAACAATTCGAGATATCATTCTCTTTACCTGGTTTTACAATCACTGAAACAGTATCTTCGCTGCTCAAGCCTTGATCATCGGACACTTTCAAACGAAAAACATATCTACCAGGAACAACGTCGGATAGCTGGGGGAATTGCGAAAGtagagaaaattaaaagagTATTGAATATTGCATAATTAAAGATATAATCCAAAAGCATTACTATCGCATTTGGATCAACTGATTGAGTTCGGTAGTTTGAAGTTTTAACAGGAATTGGACTGTTCGATACCTGACCATGTATGGTACATACAAAaacataaatacataaaagcataaaaaaaaatcaaaagcaTACAAAAACATTTGGTGTAACATATTGTATttcataaaatgaaataacaaaaCTCACCATTAAAATTGGTGATTTATCACTTCCCTCAAGCACAGTACCGATTGCAAGACTCGATGGATCTCGTGTCCATAACCATTGGCCAACCCTTAGGTCATCGCTAGATTGAGATCCGTTAATTACTATTATGTTCACAGGTTCTACAAGTACTTGATCACCACCAGCATTAGCTTTTGGTGGTGcgtttttatctgaaatttttaaatgggTGATGCTAAGTGACTATCGGGGAGGTGACACTCACAGCTGTCCTACTACGAAAATATGGTCAGGTAATATCGCCATCGTGTCCCATcgcgtatacctatattatgTGACACTGATAGTTGTGAGCCCAATTGACTATATGAGCCACTTGACTACCAGCGCTATCAGCAGCCCGCGACATTTCGAGGACCGTAGGAATTATTGTGTGTCAGAGGGGTGGTGgctattttcttcatttttacacTAGATCTTAACAATTTAGTAAATGCAAATTTCTTTTGACACTCATTGGTACGAGTCCTCAATGAGAGGCCAAGCCGTAAGTAGCCACATTTAGATATTATGATTCATTGAAGACTACGTAAGTGTAAGATAGTGCAAGTAGAGCAAGTAGTTctagtatataatatactcaCTTTGTGTTACTGTAACTCTTACAGtgtctgaatttttattcccatTATCATCAACTATAATCAGTTTAAAAACGTATTCTCCTTTAGTTAATCCAGTCACATTAGTAACGGACTCGTTAGTAGCAACTATCACTGCTTTGCTAGGCCCACTATTTGGAAATGGATATAAGTCAAGGTGAAATATATGTGGTATACATAATGGTtctaagtaaaaaaaaaaatgtaccatATTAAGTATTCTCAAGTATTCAATGTCTCAATACGAAATTAGTATTTGTAATGGTAAAATCATGAAATTGTGTCAtatggttgaaaaatgaataaaattattaggTGTAAACCCACCTCACTTGCTCCCAGAGATAGGACGTTATTTTGACGTCATCTTTACTTTTGCTGCCATTAAGTCTTGTGTGAGTCTCTGGTAAAGCAATAATTATATCTTCCCCAGCATCGGCTGAAATTTCGAATGTGGACGATGTGTTAAAAAGCCATACGGTAGCTCAATTACAACACAAGAATTGCCTGTTACTCACCATTAGGCGGTTTGTTAGTTGGTGCTTTTACAAAAACATGAACTTCGGCCGTCGAGGATTGTTCCGAATCATCCATTACCTTCAAAACAAAGGTATATCTTCCCTCCTCTAGATTCGATAATTGTAAGTACGGCGTTCGAGTGTTCTGCATATCAACAGCTTTGTTTTGGTCCGATTGACTTTTGGTCCATTCCCAACTGACAATGCCTCTATCATCCGTACTCAAATTACCATTCAGAGTAATAGTATTCTGAGGTAAATAGATTATAATATCCTCGCCAGCATTTGCGCTTGGAGGATAATCAATCACCTTTAATACTGTTATGTTAGCTGTTGTAAAGTTTGTTATATGATCAGAGTCTTCAACTGTTAATctaaaaaatagagaaattaatgctgtggtaaatattttcaattaaaaaaaaaaaaaaaaaaaaaggaggtcAACATTTTAATTAACATTTCTCAACGCCTTACAAATAAtgttaagaaaaatacataCTTGAAAGTATAGTTTCCTGCAATCAGATTGTTCAACTGAAGTGTAGGGGTATCTAAAAGTTCTGGTTGAtaaccaattggacccttcTGCAACTCCCAGTGATGTGAAATCACTTTGTCGTCGTCCGTACTTGCCGATCCATCTAACACAGCTCCCGTATTAGGTAACTTCACTACTTGGGATTCCGGTGATATTACAGCAATTGGTGCCTGATTTACTCGTTTGGCTACAAATGCAGAAGATTGATAACTCAGTCAGAGAATACATGTTAGTTGATCAGTAAAATGTATGAACCTACATACTGCAATTTGACATTACAGTAGTTTCATTAGAAATCACGTCAAGATCATGTACTCAGTTGGATCATTCGTCAAATTATCAATGACATGCCAGGTAAATCAATGCAAAAGGTAGCATTATGATACTTACGTGGTAGAACGCTGACATTTGCATATGCTTCTCCATAGGCATTAGGACTGCTAACAACGACTTTGAACATATATAAGCCCTCGGAAAGATGGCTAAGCTTTACTGTGACACGATTTTGATCCATTATAGTTCCAGGTGGCCCTTCTGGTTGACTTAATAAACTCCAAACATAATTATAATGCTCGTTCCCTTGTTCTGCCGGGTAGGTATATGCTGTTAATGTGGCCTCATTTTCTGGGAGTTGAACTTCCTTAGATACAGCTGATACTGATAGTTTTTTTAATGGAGGTTTCACCGATGTGCTTGACTCCTGTGTGACATCTGAGGTAACTGTCTGCCTGAGACCATTGAGCTCATCCGTTGGTTTGCAAATTCctttaaaattagaaaaaatgtgGTTACAATTTATGGTGTTACAAAGTAGGTTAAATTTTAACATGGTTCTTGAATAATTACCTTGCAATGTTCTCTTGTAATTATCAATACACTGACAGAATCCATTTTGAGACTTGTCACCAGTTACACAAACCTCATTCTCTCCACATTCTTGCAAATCAAATGAACACTCGGTGTTAATGTCAgatctatatgtataatcatttTGATCGGCGGCAGCCATCAGCAAAGcactgaatgaaatttatagttGTATTACATTTAGTCGTATCTGAGaaatattatgtaaaaaaattaaatgcgAACTAAATTGTACGTACCTGGTATCCTCGTTATCTTCGACCCAATTTGCCCATGGGCCATCTCCTTCTACAGGTCTGATTAATACCATAGTTGGTGGAATATAGCTATCAGCTTTGTCAGGCCGATATAGCGGAGCACAGAGTTTATTGCTTCTACATAATACATGATAGCAAGTATTATTATGCATCAAAATAACGTTGCAAGTCAGATCATGGCAACATTCAGTCACGCAATGGACGATACTTGTAAATGAACTCATCTCTGTAAACGTTCCTGCACTGTAGTTTCCCATTGGAGCAAAGCCTTTGTATTCGTATGGATACATATCGGGACACATTCGTTGCCAATTCCCAAgtgaaaacttggaaaatttagaaaacttAGAAAATTGGCTTGTCGTGATTTGCAGGCACAGGAGAAGAGACAGTGTGTGGATTAGGGATTTCATTGTTCAATAGCTgcgaaattggaaaaaaaaaggaggatatatttcttcaaattggGTTATTGGTTATTGTTATTAGTATAATTACGTCATCTTGagtattattttaataatttcatattgCATGAATGTAGGAATATGTGAGAAATGAACACTCTGTATTGACGCATGAGTGGTTGACGTTCgagagataaaaattcaattttacagatTATCtttacttcaaaattttcaatgtctATTTACTGCATACACTATGTCATGAGCAAAGTGTTACTAGCATATTACGGATTTATTCATGTGATAATCAAGCTATATTCAGTGTGATTTGAGTATAACCAAAGAAAAATACTACATAAGTGTAAAGTTAAAAAAAGAGGTATATCTTTTATCAGACACTTACCGCCGGTACATTGTCAAAACAGAGAAATAAGCTGGTGAATATAAAGAATATAGAGTCGCAAAAGTGGAATgcaaagtatgaaaaatactTGGTAAAGCCGCTTTCGATAACACACTTGACGTCTGCCGTTTGTACAATACGAAGTTAGGTTAGTATCACCAGCATATGGCACATTATGGATTATTCTAATATCAGTACATTAGAATAGCCTGCTGGTAATTAACATAATGTCTCTTATTTCTTTAATCCCCAGATGTGTTTCACGTACGTTTAACGGGAAGTTTTTATCAGTATGTAAATAATCTGCATCCGGGTCTTATCGCACTTCCTCAGTTCTTTCTGACGAGAATCGGTCTGACAGCCGTTGCTAAAAACTTTAAAACTTTTGCTTACTCACCTGTAACACAAATTCACCATTCATGAGTCAGATCTTCAAGGCTAAATTCAACGCCAATGAACCATTAAAAAATCGGATTTGACAGTTCTCCAATCCTTCCTTCTCTTTGATATCAGTGGACTAAATTCACGACTTCGTCTGCTTTGACAGGTGTGCGATGCCGTCTGCACTGGGCTGCTACTGGCATGGCGTAGAAATGGTGCATGAGATAACCAATCCTAGCTCCGTGGTGTTTTACAGAGTGATGTTTCCATAACTTATCGCAAGATGTCGGTAAAAGACTTATGCGCTGACGCTGACGACTCACGGGCACGGCAAGGGCTCGGTCTTTGGATGCGTTACGATGAACTGAAGACCACTGAAGACGTTTAGATGTGTCCCAGCTTTGCCTTCAGAAAGAGTATGGAAACTATACAAGGAGCACGAACTCCATGTAACCAAGTAGCAGCCTGAATTAAGATGACACTGGTGTTCCGTATGCACCGAAGGCAGTGCAGGGAGTATGGGGTGGTAGTGGAAACTTTCTACGAATTACATTGCAAGATCATCGATCAGTCGGCTTGAGCATCCCTGCAACCAATGACACTTcggtacaaaaaataaacctaATGTAAACGATTACTGTGATAAGTTTAGTCAATTCACCTACTTGAGTTCTTGCTCATTGTGTAGTCTCCATGGGAAAGAGTTAGGTCTCCTCCCCTCTTCCTTCCTGGTAGCAACTTATCGCCGACTGAATGGAGGATCTTGACGTCGTGGGTGGTCCCGAGGTACCCGGATCGGGGGGTGGTCGCGGGGGCAGGGAGCAACGTGCGTGTGGTCCTTCGTCCGGCATACCCGACTACCCGCCGCCCGGCGTCGTCAGCTATAGAATGCGTTACGGGCACGATTGCATGCGGATCGCTTTGTCTGAAAAGACGCTTCTCGGCGACGCTCTGATGACAAATCGGACAAATGTCAGAGGTTGTCGTGGAAAGATTGGCTGATAATTACTTACCTTGGTCAAGGAGTATTCGATATCAAGGTACGTAATCGTTAATTACACATCCCGGTTATTTttaagtaattaaaaatttttacttcctctTGGAGCTTTATAATTAATGGTATTTGAGGATAAAGTGGTGTGCACTGT
The Neodiprion fabricii isolate iyNeoFabr1 chromosome 1, iyNeoFabr1.1, whole genome shotgun sequence DNA segment above includes these coding regions:
- the LOC124176874 gene encoding dyslexia-associated protein KIAA0319, translating into MKSLIHTLSLLLCLQITTSQFSKFSKFSKFSLGNWQRMCPDMYPYEYKGFAPMGNYSAGTFTEMSSFTSIVHCVTECCHDLTCNVILMHNNTCYHVLCRSNKLCAPLYRPDKADSYIPPTMVLIRPVEGDGPWANWVEDNEDTSALLMAAADQNDYTYRSDINTECSFDLQECGENEVCVTGDKSQNGFCQCIDNYKRTLQGICKPTDELNGLRQTVTSDVTQESSTSVKPPLKKLSVSAVSKEVQLPENEATLTAYTYPAEQGNEHYNYVWSLLSQPEGPPGTIMDQNRVTVKLSHLSEGLYMFKVVVSSPNAYGEAYANVSVLPPKRVNQAPIAVISPESQVVKLPNTGAVLDGSASTDDDKVISHHWELQKGPIGYQPELLDTPTLQLNNLIAGNYTFKLTVEDSDHITNFTTANITVLKVIDYPPSANAGEDIIIYLPQNTITLNGNLSTDDRGIVSWEWTKSQSDQNKAVDMQNTRTPYLQLSNLEEGRYTFVLKVMDDSEQSSTAEVHVFVKAPTNKPPNADAGEDIIIALPETHTRLNGSKSKDDVKITSYLWEQVSGPSKAVIVATNESVTNVTGLTKGEYVFKLIIVDDNGNKNSDTVRVTVTQNKNAPPKANAGGDQVLVEPVNIIVINGSQSSDDLRVGQWLWTRDPSSLAIGTVLEGSDKSPILMLSDVVPGRYVFRLKVSDDQGLSSEDTVSVIVKPDTRLLNLVELTLNIEARLLTKSQNDSLVVKLQMLLHDEANIVVRNIRAEPRTGRAVLVFYVNKDGGKSLMPGPEVVQRLKEKLRQDSGLLQLSVASVETAVCQNKCSGHGVCDEGSRQCLCEAFWMQNLIQKYFGNGEANCDWSILYVIIALLSLVICWVGCIWGLICLMQRLCFGKRRASRTKKKTARYSLLQGEPEDDPSTYSTHNKITPSDFDTDSDDVLFESRKGKVSTHLRNGKSRNGFLKVGPRVKT